In the Pseudomonas sp. DTU_2021_1001937_2_SI_NGA_ILE_001 genome, one interval contains:
- a CDS encoding lysophospholipid acyltransferase family protein, with amino-acid sequence MSIIKTLRTILFYLCLSSSAFVWCMLSFLVAPFLGFKARYRFINVYWCRFAILLTRVILNIQVKVTGAENIPKTPCVIVSNHQSTWETFFLSAYFEPLSQVLKRELLYVPFFGWAMAMLRPIAIDRDNPKAALKEIARRGDQLLKDGVWVLIFPEGTRVPYGKIGKFSRGGAALAVNANLPVLPIAHNAGKFWPREGWGKTPGTIELVIGEPMYAEGAGPRAIAELNDRAQAWNEATQRAMGSAAAPVTGEEKVPA; translated from the coding sequence ATGTCGATCATCAAAACCCTCAGGACCATCCTCTTCTATCTGTGCCTGAGCAGCAGCGCCTTCGTATGGTGCATGCTGAGCTTCCTGGTCGCGCCGTTCCTCGGCTTCAAGGCGCGCTACCGTTTCATCAACGTCTACTGGTGCCGCTTCGCGATCCTGCTGACGCGGGTCATCCTGAACATTCAGGTGAAGGTCACCGGTGCGGAAAACATTCCCAAGACGCCCTGTGTGATCGTTTCCAATCACCAGAGCACCTGGGAAACCTTTTTCCTGTCCGCCTATTTCGAGCCCTTGAGCCAGGTGCTCAAGCGCGAACTGCTGTACGTGCCGTTCTTTGGTTGGGCCATGGCCATGCTGCGCCCCATCGCCATCGACCGTGACAACCCCAAGGCCGCCCTGAAAGAGATTGCCCGCCGTGGCGATCAACTGCTCAAGGATGGCGTCTGGGTACTGATTTTTCCTGAGGGTACTCGCGTGCCCTACGGCAAGATCGGCAAGTTCTCCCGTGGCGGTGCCGCGCTGGCGGTGAACGCCAACCTGCCGGTACTGCCGATCGCTCACAACGCCGGAAAATTCTGGCCGCGTGAAGGCTGGGGCAAAACCCCCGGCACCATCGAGTTGGTAATCGGTGAACCGATGTACGCCGAGGGTGCAGGCCCCCGCGCCATCGCTGAACTCAACGACCGAGCACAGGCCTGGAACGAAGCGACCCAGCGCGCCATGGGCTCCGCCGCTGCACCGGTGACGGGCGAGGAAAAAGTGCCTGCCTGA
- the gmhB gene encoding D-glycero-beta-D-manno-heptose 1,7-bisphosphate 7-phosphatase, which produces MKLLILDRDGVINHDSDAYIKSVEEWVPIPGSIEAIAALSKAGWTVAVATNQSGIARGYYDLATLDAMHAQLRSLVQAQGGEVGLIVYCPHGPDAGCECRKPLPGMLHDIARHYAADLKGVWFVGDSKGDLQAALAAEAQPVLVLTGKGHRTLEGGVPAGTRVFDDLASVARELIHNSAR; this is translated from the coding sequence GTGAAACTGCTGATTCTCGATCGTGACGGGGTGATAAACCATGACTCCGACGCCTACATCAAGTCGGTAGAGGAGTGGGTGCCCATCCCCGGTTCGATCGAGGCCATCGCGGCACTGAGCAAGGCTGGCTGGACGGTGGCGGTCGCCACCAACCAGTCCGGCATTGCCCGGGGTTACTACGACCTCGCCACTCTGGACGCCATGCACGCGCAACTGCGCAGCCTGGTCCAGGCACAAGGCGGGGAAGTGGGCCTGATCGTCTATTGCCCGCATGGCCCGGATGCCGGTTGCGAGTGCCGCAAGCCCTTGCCTGGCATGTTGCACGATATCGCCCGGCATTACGCAGCAGACCTCAAAGGCGTATGGTTCGTGGGTGACAGCAAGGGCGACCTGCAGGCGGCGCTGGCTGCCGAAGCGCAGCCCGTGTTGGTGCTGACCGGCAAGGGGCACCGCACACTGGAGGGTGGGGTGCCGGCCGGCACGCGTGTGTTCGACGACCTGGCAAGCGTGGCCAGAGAACTTATCCACAACAGTGCTCGCTGA
- the glyS gene encoding glycine--tRNA ligase subunit beta, with the protein MSAQDFLVELGTEELPPKTLSTLADAFLAGIEKGLQSAGLTYSASQVYAAPRRLAVLVTGLATQQPDRSVNLDGPPRQAAFDAEGNPTQAALGFAKKCGVELAEIDQSGPKLRYVQNIPGKPTTSLLPTIVEDSLNDLPIAKRMRWAARKEEFVRPTQWLVMLFGDQVVDCTILAQKAGRHSRGHRFHHPEDVRISSPTSYVTDLRAASVLADFNERRLIISKRVEELAAQQQGTAIVPPALLDEVTGLVEWPVPLVCSFEERFLDVPQEALITTMQDNQKYFCLLDADGKLLPRFITVANIESKDPAQIIAGNEKVVRPRLTDAEFFFKQDKKQKLETFNERLKNVVFQAQLGSVFDKAERVSKLAAFIAPRIGGDAQRAARAGILSKCDLSTEMVGEFPEMQGIAGYYYAKADGEAQDVALALNEQYMPRGAGAELPSTLTGSAVAIADKLDTLVGIFGIGMLPTGSKDPYALRRAALGILRILIEKQLDLDLIETVKFAVNQFGAKVKAAGLAEQVLEFIFDRLRARYEDEGIEVAVYLSVRALQPGSALDFDQRVQAVQAFRKLPQAAALAAVNKRVSNLLSKAEGNIAQSVEPKYFDNANEFSLYSAIQQADHAVQPLAAERKYSESLARLASLREPVDAFFEAVMVNAEDANVRANRYALLARLRGLFLGVADISLLG; encoded by the coding sequence ATGAGTGCTCAAGATTTTCTGGTCGAACTGGGCACCGAAGAACTGCCACCCAAGACCCTCAGCACCCTGGCCGACGCCTTCCTGGCCGGTATCGAGAAAGGCCTGCAGAGCGCCGGCCTGACCTACAGCGCCAGCCAGGTCTATGCGGCGCCACGCCGTCTGGCCGTGCTGGTCACCGGCCTGGCCACCCAGCAGCCGGACCGCAGCGTCAACCTCGACGGTCCGCCACGCCAGGCAGCCTTCGACGCCGAGGGCAATCCGACCCAGGCCGCCCTGGGCTTCGCCAAGAAATGCGGTGTGGAACTGGCCGAAATCGACCAGAGCGGCCCCAAACTGCGCTACGTGCAGAACATTCCGGGCAAGCCGACCACCTCGCTGCTGCCGACCATCGTCGAAGATTCGCTCAACGACCTGCCGATCGCCAAGCGCATGCGCTGGGCCGCGCGCAAGGAAGAGTTCGTGCGCCCGACCCAGTGGCTGGTGATGCTGTTCGGTGACCAGGTCGTCGATTGCACCATCCTGGCCCAGAAGGCCGGCCGTCACTCCCGTGGTCACCGCTTCCATCACCCTGAAGACGTGCGTATCAGCTCGCCGACCAGCTATGTCACCGATCTGCGCGCCGCCAGTGTGCTGGCCGACTTCAACGAGCGCCGGCTGATCATCAGCAAGCGTGTCGAAGAACTGGCCGCCCAGCAGCAAGGCACCGCCATCGTGCCGCCAGCGCTGCTCGACGAAGTGACCGGCCTGGTTGAATGGCCCGTGCCGCTGGTCTGCTCCTTCGAGGAACGCTTCCTGGACGTTCCACAGGAAGCCCTGATCACCACCATGCAGGACAACCAGAAGTATTTCTGCCTGCTGGACGCCGACGGCAAGCTGCTGCCACGCTTCATCACCGTCGCCAACATCGAGAGCAAGGACCCGGCGCAAATCATCGCTGGTAACGAAAAGGTCGTGCGCCCACGCCTGACCGACGCCGAGTTCTTCTTCAAGCAAGACAAGAAGCAGAAACTCGAAACCTTCAACGAGCGGCTGAAGAACGTCGTGTTCCAGGCCCAGCTGGGTAGCGTGTTCGACAAGGCCGAGCGGGTTTCCAAGCTGGCCGCCTTCATCGCCCCGCGCATCGGCGGTGACGCCCAGCGTGCCGCGCGTGCCGGCATCCTGTCCAAGTGCGACCTGTCCACCGAGATGGTCGGCGAGTTCCCGGAAATGCAGGGCATTGCCGGTTACTACTACGCCAAGGCCGACGGCGAGGCACAAGACGTGGCCCTGGCGCTGAACGAGCAGTACATGCCGCGCGGCGCTGGCGCTGAGCTGCCTTCGACCCTGACCGGTTCGGCTGTGGCCATTGCCGACAAGCTCGACACCCTGGTGGGTATCTTTGGCATCGGCATGCTGCCCACCGGCAGCAAGGACCCTTACGCACTGCGTCGTGCAGCCCTGGGCATCCTGCGTATCCTGATCGAGAAGCAGCTCGACCTCGACCTGATCGAGACGGTGAAATTTGCCGTCAACCAGTTCGGTGCCAAGGTCAAGGCCGCCGGCCTGGCTGAGCAGGTGCTGGAGTTCATCTTCGACCGCCTGCGTGCGCGCTACGAAGACGAAGGCATCGAAGTGGCCGTGTACCTCTCGGTGCGCGCCCTGCAACCAGGTTCGGCGCTGGATTTCGACCAGCGTGTGCAAGCCGTCCAGGCGTTCCGCAAACTGCCTCAGGCCGCCGCCCTGGCCGCCGTGAACAAGCGCGTGTCGAACCTGTTGAGCAAGGCCGAAGGCAATATCGCCCAAAGCGTCGAGCCCAAGTACTTCGACAATGCCAACGAGTTCTCCCTGTACTCGGCCATCCAACAGGCCGACCACGCCGTGCAGCCACTGGCCGCCGAGCGCAAGTACAGCGAGTCGCTGGCCCGCCTGGCGAGCCTGCGCGAGCCGGTGGATGCCTTCTTCGAGGCGGTGATGGTCAACGCCGAAGACGCCAACGTACGCGCCAACCGCTACGCGCTGCTGGCGCGCCTGCGTGGCCTGTTCCTGGGTGTGGCCGATATCTCGCTGCTGGGTTGA
- the glyQ gene encoding glycine--tRNA ligase subunit alpha gives MSQPTPAVRTFQDLILALQQYWADQGCVVLQPYDMEVGAGTFHTATFLRAVGPETWNAAYVQPSRRPTDGRYGENPNRLQHYYQFQVVLKPNPDNFQELYLGSLKHIGLDPLVHDVRFVEDNWESPTLGAWGLGWEIWLNGMEVSQFTYFQQVGGIECYPVTGEITYGLERLAMYQQGVDSVYDLVWADGPFGTVTYGDVFHQNEVEQSTYNFEHASVDKLFELFDFYEGEAQRLIGLELPLPSYEMVLKASHTFNLLDARRAISVTARQQYILRVRTLARSVAQAYLQSRAKLGFPMATPDLRDEVLAKLEAAQ, from the coding sequence GTGAGCCAGCCTACGCCAGCCGTGCGTACCTTCCAAGACTTGATCCTCGCCCTCCAGCAATACTGGGCCGATCAAGGTTGTGTGGTGCTTCAGCCCTACGATATGGAAGTAGGCGCCGGCACTTTCCACACCGCCACGTTTCTGCGCGCCGTAGGCCCGGAAACCTGGAACGCCGCCTATGTCCAGCCAAGCCGCCGCCCCACCGACGGCCGTTATGGCGAGAACCCCAACCGCCTGCAGCACTACTACCAGTTCCAGGTGGTGCTCAAGCCCAACCCCGACAACTTCCAGGAGCTGTACCTGGGCTCGCTCAAGCACATCGGCCTGGATCCGCTGGTGCATGACGTGCGCTTCGTCGAGGACAACTGGGAATCGCCAACCCTGGGCGCCTGGGGCCTGGGCTGGGAAATCTGGCTCAACGGCATGGAAGTCTCGCAGTTCACCTACTTCCAGCAGGTCGGTGGCATCGAGTGCTACCCGGTGACCGGCGAAATCACCTATGGCCTGGAGCGCCTGGCCATGTACCAGCAGGGCGTCGACTCGGTCTACGACCTGGTCTGGGCCGACGGCCCGTTCGGCACCGTGACCTATGGCGACGTGTTCCACCAGAACGAAGTGGAGCAGTCGACCTACAACTTCGAGCATGCCAGCGTCGACAAGCTGTTCGAGCTGTTCGATTTCTACGAGGGCGAAGCCCAGCGCCTGATCGGCCTGGAGCTGCCGCTGCCAAGTTACGAGATGGTGCTCAAGGCCTCGCACACCTTCAACCTGCTCGATGCGCGCCGGGCGATCTCGGTCACCGCACGCCAGCAGTACATCCTGCGCGTGCGTACCCTGGCCCGCTCCGTGGCCCAGGCCTACCTGCAATCGCGGGCCAAGCTGGGCTTCCCGATGGCAACCCCTGATCTACGCGACGAAGTACTGGCCAAGCTGGAGGCTGCACAATGA
- a CDS encoding DNA-3-methyladenine glycosylase I translates to MTRCFWCNDDPLYIAYHDEEWGVPLRDAQRLFELLLLEGFQAGLSWITILKRRARYREVLFGFDAERLARLTDDEIEALMQDASIIRNRLKLNAVRTNARAWLALPDPVGLLWSFVGGEPKINHFKDRSEVPAITPEAQAMSKALKKAGFTFVGPTICYAFMQASGMVMDHTTDCDRYPQLSA, encoded by the coding sequence ATGACTCGCTGCTTTTGGTGCAATGACGATCCACTCTACATCGCCTATCACGACGAGGAATGGGGTGTCCCGTTGAGGGATGCGCAGAGGCTCTTCGAGTTGCTGTTGCTCGAAGGGTTCCAGGCCGGGCTGTCGTGGATCACCATCCTCAAGCGCCGTGCCCGCTACCGCGAAGTGCTGTTCGGCTTCGATGCCGAGCGCCTCGCGCGCCTCACCGATGACGAGATCGAGGCGCTCATGCAGGACGCCTCGATCATCCGCAACCGCCTCAAGCTCAACGCCGTGCGCACCAACGCGCGGGCCTGGCTGGCGCTGCCCGACCCGGTCGGCCTGCTCTGGTCGTTCGTCGGCGGTGAGCCGAAGATCAACCATTTCAAGGACCGCAGCGAAGTACCGGCGATCACCCCCGAGGCCCAGGCCATGAGCAAGGCCTTGAAGAAGGCCGGCTTCACCTTCGTCGGGCCGACTATCTGCTACGCCTTCATGCAGGCCAGCGGCATGGTCATGGATCACACCACCGACTGTGATCGCTATCCGCAGCTCAGCGCCTGA